TCGCCCCACGGATCGAGTAGGCGTTATTGGAGTGGGAGGCCTGGGTCACTTGGCCATTCAGTTTGCCTCCAAGATGGGATGTCAAGTGgtcgtcttctccagcacTGAGCAAAAGAGAGCTGAAGCGATGAGATTCGGAGCAAGTGAATTTTATACGACAAAAGGCGTCGAGAAACTGGAAATTTCTGCTCCAATTGATCACTTACTGGTTACCAGCAACGCCCAACCAGACTGGAACCTGTTCCTACCCATTATGGCACCAGAAGGGACAATTTACCCGATTACAGTTTCTTTTGACAACATTTCGGTACCAGCCATGGGTCTCATAATGGGTGGCTTGAGAATCCAAGGAAATATGATTGCTACGCGGCAGATTCATCGTGAAATGCTAGAGTTTGCTGCTCGTCATAATATCGCGCCGgttgttgaagaatttcCACTAACTGCAGCTGGCGCTACAGAAGCATTGCAAAAGCTTCTTGATGGGAAAATGAGATATCGCGGAGTTTTAGTTGCGCAGAAATAGCGATCAGTACCATGCCAACAAGTCAAAGAAAGCGGATCGATAATAAGCCTAGTCTAGCATAAGAGAATATGAGAATATGATGTGACTGATTGACTCAACGTTACAAACAAGCTGCGCTATTCTTCGTGATAAGCCCTCGAAAGTAGCTTAGTAAACTATAGTGTGTCGGTACAGTCATTATACTTGAGAACCTTCAATTCTCGTCCTTTGTAATATTATGGTTCATTGGAGGCTAATCCAATAAGAAAATGAta
Above is a genomic segment from Trichoderma breve strain T069 chromosome 6, whole genome shotgun sequence containing:
- a CDS encoding alcohol dehydrogenase groES-like domain-containing protein — translated: MVEFKVVKGSPDGTLVDATSAREVKSDEVVIDVTHSGVCFTDYHYRQADMVLGHEGSGIVKEIGAGVTRFKVGDRVGWGYQHNSCGHCKQCLTGRETFCAEREMFGLANFDQGSFASAAVWKEDFIYKIPDNILSSHAGPLMCGGSTVFNALKLNGIRPTDRVGVIGVGGLGHLAIQFASKMGCQVVVFSSTEQKRAEAMRFGASEFYTTKGVEKLEISAPIDHLLVTSNAQPDWNLFLPIMAPEGTIYPITVSFDNISVPAMGLIMGGLRIQGNMIATRQIHREMLEFAARHNIAPVVEEFPLTAAGATEALQKLLDGKMRYRGVLVAQK